One Aegilops tauschii subsp. strangulata cultivar AL8/78 chromosome 2, Aet v6.0, whole genome shotgun sequence genomic window, AATAGAGCTGTTGACTGCatatgtccctgctccccttcctgacaaggaacatactgtacttactaaagaagaacagaagaggaacatgttaaagaataaAAGGGGAAGCATATTATTGAGATTCcccttctttctatacaatgttggttgcccacccatgatgaatcagagcgcccaaggaaatgcaattccatgatgtctctctatatgtggccacatgcatttggaaactcaagtgggagcattagctaatcaattaaatgtgtgtctgttagCTAATGTCAGTATCATATCGCATTCGCATTTGAAGAACCTTAGGACGTATGATTGGTGTGTTATTTAGCTTTAAAGGGTGGACAACTGCTAGTAGGACACAAAGCACCTGTGTAGATCGtagtgtagatataatgggaaaaccctaagcatcaggagtaaaatcaggaaagtgaaACTTGCTgtaatatatgtgctagtattgctggtatggctagaaaggcttcgaATACCAGCTCTGTACAACTGAAGACGCACTACTGTTACTATCAGtctaactctcaaaggcgacacataCGATCGAATACGAAGAGTTGAAAGCGTCCATGACAATCGACATGAATACCAACACGAAGAGTTGAAAGCGTCCATGACAAGCGACCGAATAGACCTGTACGCTGCAAATGTCCCTACTCCTCTTCACTACACAGAACATACTGTACAACTATtatactccctctattcctaaatacaaatctttgtagagattccactatggatcacatacagatgtatatagatacattttagagtgtagattcactcattttgctccctaTGTAGTCCATGgaggaatctctacaaagacttatatttaggtacgaagagagtacttacaaaggaagaacagaagaggagcatgctaaagaagagcaagcagattttggataataaaatgttggttggccacacatgatgaaccagagcgcataaAAAACGCAACTCCCTGTTGTCCCTCGATATGTGGCGCATGTGCTTtttgaaagtaaagtaggaacattaactgaccaattaaacattctctGTTTTAGTACATGTCAGCATCATATCtgattcgtatttgagcaactaagtttggaattatgagtggaatgttgtttagcttgatgggttgAGGAGCACTGCTTGCACATACGTCTCGAAGCACCTACGATAATAGTACTGAATATATGGGAATGTCTACATGAAATTTGCCTGACTTTCGTCATtcgggtcagtcgaccatttcaggcggttggatgaagatcctacgcctcctaacccttcttcttcctcgcctcttaTTCTTCCCCTAAAGACCACCGCACGGGtcgccggccgaaccaccggcccccgccctcccctgaaccgcccaccacctccgatcttccgccgcccccggccatccctctagctaaccccaccccccacccgcgtcgagtttttcCTCCGGCGATGCCCCACCATAGCCCGACGACAGTCCCCCACAACCACTGTCCCACCcgaaaccctaagatagataatggggcagCCCTCCGGCAagccccttccttccctccggcgagctctcaaaaatcgaccgacccaattttgaaatttagtctactatcatttaactagtgtggaatataaaaggggaaaaccatagcattgtgagtatagtgttgagtgtgccatggcggatctgcaGGTGCAAACCGGataaaggcaacttcgcaaccaatgtttgctttcaactaacaagtaagtgatggacaagaaatcacagtaaagcagtggcgatctattttcttgctgcgataaataagttgagcacatacgaaagagtaccgcctctggtgcggcgccgtgtatgcatctgctgagaatttgacggtgctgtggtagcgatggctgtcggtggcatggaagcagatctaggagggtagacgatGGCAGCGGGGGGAATATCCCGGCGCGATGGACgggacggtcgtaggagcggcgccggcaaggtggatgACAGCGgtgatgaagcgagaggacgggatgcaaggatcctggtccgaaGCAGTGGATGAGAGAGggcgatctcttgtaatggacgacggcgtcggggtatcagctccggcatgctggaggaggacggcggtggatggggtggcggacagaggaggctggggtggagagggtgttttcgcgcccacagagtacgaatggggaaatggagggagagaggaaggggaaccatgtcttcagggcacgcttgtctcaaatgcgaggaaatttacaaacttagcccccgtttaaaatttcctacatcacaacaatattagtcggttggggataggacggtaatctcgcatacactgaATATTTAACGACGGAGATTTcggccgacgagagtttgttttggcgcccaccgtgtatgaatcaggGAGGGAGGTCAAAggcgatttcggccgaggagaaactatgttttggtgcccaccatgtatgaatccgaTGAGGTGAGAGGcggaggcggttatgtcacgtttgagtgaaattacaagcctacccctatcgaaacctatagaaatcgagccgataggctttgcgtgtcagggataggcagtaatttccatctcgcagattttggtttcgggcggttactgtgactttcctcgcttcgttcaaatttttgcagagaaagagtgcacgtttaccgtgccaactcaatttgaatctagtttgtattctatttttgttagggcatgatccattttcgattggaataaaattctatatacatcatttttctatatatactttcaaaagcacaacaccctttatacataaatatggtttaaaaatggcatgatctcagattcaaaAGGCTGGatccatcttaatttggattttcaaatatttgaaaccactttatgttgaaatccaatgtatgcattcctcgctaactgtctcaaattaatgtgtgtttcatgcggtttttttacttctcaaacatgtataatgtgtttcacacgcgcaacatatagtgtaatcctgtttagacattaattgcatataaaccatgcattgtctctaattaaagaatctacgGATCACTAATactgataaactatataacattacacgtgtccccaaattcaaatgaatatgcatgtttgatagaccAACTTTCATTATGAtgttatcgatgtcgtgatctccagtttaaatatttgaatcccctttaatccagatatttgtctcatatagctatcactcatgcttatatctctctctagacctatacgccttcatcgtctctcgggtatctctcgtgctacttgtatgtcgacaatgatctatTATCTTCGCAACACACTGatggtactctctccctcgaccttcactctatctctctctaagtatatctcgctccctgttatgtgtctctaactatgattctccatgtgaaatctctttctctcacacgaACACAAACTTTGTCTCATGgtgtctcatttctctctactattcccctgtgtgccactcgcacaccccctctcacacagagatgtcttgcgctcttaggtatgagaagctacgactcttcctcttaaatatctctttctcacacacaaacacaaactctgtctcccagggtctcatatctctccaccattctcttgtatgttgctcacacacactctctctccctagagagaTCTCGCGTTCCCtgatatgtctctctagctatcactctcgttgtgaaatatctttctctctcgcaaacataaaactccgtctctcgggatctcatttctctctgatatttgttAATATGTGACTCACATATGGAccatctctctatctctctcacacccacacacataactcagccttctgatccactcgactcttatctctaacacacacactagctagcatctttatctttctatttatctgtttctccatcaaccttctttctcgccctcactcttgcttcctatcacacacactatatatgtttctctctacatgcaatCATGCACCCTTTTTTTATCTTTCTCTAacacacacataacttcaccATCTGAACCACTCGGCGGTTATCTCTAACACACAAACTAgccgatgtccctctagctagcatctctatCTCTCTGTCTATCtatagtttctccgtcaacatttctttctcacacgcactcttgcttcctatcacgcacactatatatgtctctccatacatgcatctataggttgatctcttttgcacaatcgttgtgtctcgctccctctgctcgccatagatgcatgctccagcccaagccactatctcttaaagacaaaatcACATGCTCAATTATCaggccttcttccctgcactctcacatgcatgcatattgtcgtatccgtctctcccatgtctttgatcttatgacttacgtcttctttcttttatctcgatcatgcgcgcgcgcacacacacatatcccacgtatacatgtatacctctcgcacatgcacgttcaaggtctcctatgtccccatacgtagttaattaccctcatcCCTAAccccacatcgaatcgttctcttcttgtgtgcacataacttccgcctgcaTTGGTAAAAcccacactcacacttaacagtctccttctagctacccccctctctcactcttcccctatatcctcgaaaccaataagaccatcccttcgtttaattcccgcctacatgcaccatcgatatatagtagtcttcctcggttctctcgaacaaacacgtactctcgatgtcgactcctctcacgcgcacatgccttctcttccctctctacgggcctcttctctctcgcaccccctcgttggtggcctctaccatacacatcacctctctacaATGAAGCCACACACACTTAAATTACTTTTGCCACCGAAGACTACGCTGCACACACACGCGCCCGcgcgcacgcatgcatgcacccaaccccccacacacactaagactccatctcacacacacatgctctaggcagagcatttgttcctaccacccttcgtccaaccttgcgcgtatgataaacaatcaccttaatttacttgtataacatggacaaattccactttactttagtagttataGCAAACTTCTCATAATTATATAACACAAATCaggagcaggaagtgacatttttttacacaaccacattaacatggccacgtaaatcactagctaaagtgtaataccattatacttataccctgatgcaaaaggttgagtacatgtcccgaagagtagagtcgcacacacgcactctgtctctcagaatctcacacacataccagttacgtgacgcccccTAAGCAGACTcctatgttacaatttgtgcacccgcgggtacacgtgatggtgcGCATTTATTTGAGCCGGatggcgaacccaaacagtagctgcattcattcgcCTCATGCCGCCTCTTCTTTGGTCGCCGTCGCCCGATAGCCATGGCCTGACCGAAGGTAACGACATAAGCCATACTCCCGCaggagcggcgctttaatctggAGGCGGCGAAACCCGGATTAAATCTGCCCTGCCTCCGGAGTCCGGACTAGCCGGAGCCGGACGAGGAGGCGTTGGAGGCGGAGCAGCACGCAGAGCCGGAGGAGGTGAACGACGGCGCAGAGTGGGAATAGGAGGAGGACGATGATTTCCATTATACTCGGACTTAAAGGGCTTTGAGTTTCATGCCACATTTATTTCATAGAGATAAGAGAaaggaaattttagtggtcatgcatgcatctttttgtgctagcactcctatataagggttgaccggtcgcttcccgcggacgtgcgcgggcggtggaaggggaaggagaagggaagcgggttGTGGAGTACGCCAGTTGCAGCACGAGCTCCAATGAATGTTCGTGCCAAACAATGCATAGTTGTACAGTATAGTCCAGCGGAGTATGAACTGGCCTTTAGGTTGCGTGTGGATGACATGGCTGCAACATGCATGCTGCAGTTCGACAACCTACTGCTCCGATTCGCACGGTTTGGTCACACAAGATTTGCATGCACGCATATCACGCACATACTTGTCGAAGGCGTGCTCGAAAAGGGTGACTAGGTCCGCTAGTCCGCGTTGGTCCATGCGCCCGAAAAACAACTAATCCCAGTTGCTGTAAATGTCGTGCGTGCTTTAATTTCGGGCTAGTGGATGGACGCGAACGTGCCGTACAACGAACCGCCCGCCAGCTCCCtaatctctatctctactcttataataataataatctatctatctctatctctcttctactacttcttataaaaacagagttggtgatgatggtgtgcctgccatcctgcaatatagaccgtccgatttatatctgacggataggaagaaaactctggcaattttgcaaaaagatacccacacccctctctagatttgcaaataaggccttccctcacaTGGCGGCTAAGGTGGAGCGGAAGAAGGCGGTGAGGGCCCTGCATCCTCGGGCTTTTACGCCCACATCGTGGTAGTCTGAAGTTGGATTGGAATGATACATCGGTTGAGCATGACGTCGATGACATCAATGAGCTGGAGGTTCTTCGTGGTGGACCAGCATTTGATCCTCTTGACCATGGTCTCCACTTCCTCTGGCTTCCCCCAGGCGACGCCCTTCTCCTTCCAGGACCCGAGCTTCTTCGGAGGCCAGTCCGAGAAGGCTGAAACCTCGGCCTGGCCGGGGGCGAgcggttcggtgatgtagaaccactcccaCTGCCACTCCTTCATTGTTTCGATGAAGGTGCCGTTGAACCATTCGACCCCCTGGTTCTTGATGACCATGGTCCCTCCGCACTCTGCAAGGTCGGAGCTGTTGGATTTCGGCTTTATCTCGAagatcttcagccataggccgaagtgcgACTCACAGCGGAGGAAGGCCTCCCAGACCATGATAAAGgaggcaaggtggaggatggagTTTGGGGCCACATGGTGGAAGTCGACCCCATAGTAAAACATAACCCCACGACGAATGGGTGTAGCGAGAACCCCAGGCCTCAGATGAGGTGGGGGACAAACACCACCCGCTCCCCTGCGTTAGGAGCGGGCACTAGCTGACCCGCGTCTGGAGCGCGGTCTACGACGTTGGCAGAAAGGTATCCCGCACTGCACAACTCTAGGATGGTGCCATCCACAACGCCGGAACCATCCCATTGCCCCTTAAGGGTGTCGGCCATGACTGGGTGTAGGAGCTTGGATTCGCTGGAAGGGAAAAGGGTGTGAGATCGGATCTGGGCGCTGGAGCTAGACGAAGCAATAGAGGGGAGAATGGGAGCGTGGTCGATTACGCTATCCTCTCTTTTGCTCTTATAGGCTAGTGAAAGGCCAAGAGCCCCCCTTACTACGCCGATGAAAATGCCACTCCCACAAAAGATGTCGTTAAGCATATGGGGGGACAAAATCTTGATGATATCCCTAAGAAAGCAGGGACGATCTCCGCCTCGATGGGATGTGCCAGTAAAAAGCCGCCTCGAGCCACAATTTAAGGGAAGCAATAACTGCCTGGCCTGTCGTGGGGTGAGCCACTTCGTTAGAGTTGTCAGACTAGGTGGGACTGTTCATACCTATACGGTTAGCCTTCGAGGCTAAGTTATCCGATCTCTTCGGGCAGGTTACGAGCTCGACTGGGCCTCGGCTGGCATCTCTCCTTTAAATGAGTAGTTTGAGAATTATAACGGGGAACTCGCCTGTCGAGCCAAGGACTCCGGATTTGAGGTGGCTCTCGTTATGAGGGTCGTCCTTAACATAGAAGAccagttcgggggctactgacgatgtcctggactagggggtgcTAACCTAGTCGGCCCATGCTCCTTGGGTTGGGCTGATGGGTCCTCGGTCGTGATCAAGACTACCTCCACCGAAGACTTGTCGTATACTCCAAGATTTCTCTTGCCGCCCTGCTCCTAGATACCGACCTTGTAACCCTAGATACCCTACCTGGCGTGTATATAAGCCATGGTGTTTAGCCCGTAGAGGGGACATTAACGCAATATCATTCATCTAGCCCTAGAGTTAGACCACatattatgatctcgaggtagatcaactctgtacttgATACATCTCCATTAATATAAAAAGAGCagatgtagggttttacctccatctagagggcccgaacctgggtaaaacaccGCCTCTCTGTTCCTATTACCATCCATcctagatccacagctcgggaccccctaccccggggtccgccggttttgacaccgacactagCAGCCCACCGCACAGTGTTCCTCCTGCACACATGGATACCGTTAGATCGGTGGTGCACTTGCGCCGCTATGGAGAACCTATACGTGGGATCCGACGATCGGCTGTTCGAGAAGATCGGACGGGGAAGAGACACCTCGGGGGCGCGTTGCCCCAACTCTTCTTTCGCTGCGCAGCattgcgcgtctagtggtaacgatccgtgatccatctcccgtagcatgtttcTGGATGTTCTGCGGACaggaaattttaatttgcagtcgacacACCCTACCATAGATCCCAGCACCCCATACCCGGGATCAACCAGATTTAGCTCCGACAATCCTGGCACATGGTCTCACGACATCCTTTATGATGACCATTTTGCGGACCAGAAGAGAGCCAAGATAATTTCAGTAACGTGGGCCATTTGGAACTCCAAAAACAATTGCACACATGAGGAGAAGCACCCTGATCCGGGCTACTTTGTGAAGCGTGTTAAGGAAGATCTTTCTATCATTGATATTCCAACATCACTGATTGTTTTGCCAGGGTATGGATGGTGGTCGCCGGGGATTGAGTGGATTAATATTAATATTTGATGTTGCTATTGTTTTCGAGCAAAACAAAGCGGGTGCTGGTGTTGTTGCTAGATCACCAACAACCCTGGTTGGTGCATAGTGCAAACCCCATAATGGAGTAACTTATCCGATGATTACATAGATGCTTGTTGTAAAGGATGGAGTCGTCTTCATGAAGCTCTGGGGATTCACACATGTTGCAGTGGAGACCAATTGTGTGGAGGTAGTTCACCTCTGGAACACTCACCGGGATCCTCATTTGGTCGTGGCACATATTCTTTTAGAAATTGGAGAACTTGTTTTagcttttttttttcttcttatgTAACTCAACTTGTAAACAGGTCGGCCAATCTTCTGGTTCATCTTTGCACCAAGCGTGCCTACGCGTTGATGATCACCGAGAGTTGGCTTGACTCATAACCACCTTTCCTGATCAACAACTTATTAGCTAACTGTCCCAGGAACTCATTGTGTTGAACAAAGCTCTCAAATTCCCCCAAGCAAATGCAcaattaatattttttaaattgtTGTATATTCTTGATGTCTACTTGTTTATTACACCTTGTACATTTTATACATCACAAACATTTTTGTACACGTTTAACTTTTTGTAAATACGTAATTAATATTTTTTTCATATCTATGTTTTGATCTCTATTTTTCATACACGTTATATATCTTTATATATACACTGGGAACATTCTTTATAtacgtttaacatttttcaaatgcccGATTAACATTTTTACAAACACATGTTTTTGAACATTGTTGTTCGAACATGTGTTAATTTTTTCAATACGTTGTGAGACATTTTTTGAAATGCTACCAACATTTTCTAAAAGCCGCACCAACATATTTTTAACGctgcacacacacttttttcaaaATTAAGTATTTTTTCGAAATATATGTATtatagtttaaaaaataaaaaataaaaatgcaaaacaaaataaaaaacaaaatccAGGAACGTAATCCCTTCGTCCAAAAAAGTTTATCTCTCAAATGAATGTATGTAGTATcaagttagtgctagatacattTATTTGAGGAATAAGTTTGGGACAAACtttttttcggacggagggagtactaaggAAGCGAGCGGACGCTTCTGGCGCTGACTAGGAGGTCTCAATGAAAAATGTACTTTCTTTTTTCTGACATGGGCCAACTATGTAGCGTGCTCTGTACTTTTTTTTCGAAGTTGCGTCCTGTCTGCTCATTTGGGCTTGGTGACGAAGGCCGACTAGACCGCGCGCTTTAGCCCATGGTGCACCTTTGGACCATTCGCGGCCCACCTGTGAGTAAACCCTAAGCCCGGATGCCTTCCTATTTAATCCCGACCCCCCTCAGGGTTCCCGTCCTTCCTCCTTGCGAGACCAAACCAAAGCTGCGGCGGCGCGCAGGCGAATCAGCAGCGGAGCCAAGCAACCGACGCCACCATGGGTAAGCTCCGCCGATCTGCTATTCGTTTCGTTGTTCCCTCGGAGGCTGCCTGGTTTGCACGATGCTTATCGCCGCCATGGTGGTTCTGCAGGTATCTCGCGTGACTCCATGCACAAGCGCCGGGCCACCGGTGGGAAGCAGAAGGCTTGGAGGAAGAAGCGAAAGTAAGAGCGAatccccttccccccttcccctccccccttCCCTTACGGTTCGTGAAGATGTGTGGAGGTTCTAGGTAGGTTAGATCCGTGTTTACTTAGATCGGGCGTGGATAAATTGTCGTTGCTGCGGTGGATATCTGGGTTTATTCATTTATTCGACGCGTCTGAACTCTTGTATGATAGCTCGGTAACTAGCATTTTCTAGATCTCGTATGATAGCTTGGTGGTAACTAGCCTGGTAATTACGCGAGTAGCGCGGGTATTCCGCTTTCTGGTGACTTGACAACCTTCATTCGTTTACGCACATCTATGGTTTTGGCGACATGCGAACTTCTGGTGTGTTCATGTTAATTTGCTGTAACTAACGTGAACTTGATGTTGGCAATATGACTGGGTCCGTCACTCATTTTTGTAGTGATACTGCTGTTTCGATCGTTGTTTTGAAGTACAAGTTTTGTGATACAGTATTCTTGCTTCGGAATGTCCAAAGCGTCCATACTTACAATATTCTGTGTTCAGACATGATGTTGTCTATACGTAAACATGTTTTTTATTTTGTATTCTGCGAGTTATTCTTAGCCATATCCGCACTTGGTTCTGTTTCATTTTGGAATATGCAAATTTGATGATTTGAACAAATGTACTGATCAACTCTTAGGCTGGCTGAGACCTTGCAAGAACTTTACACTTTGTTATGAATCTTACTTTGTCCTTCATCTTTTATCAGGTATGAGCTCGGCCGCCAGCCAGCCAACACTAAGCTTTCGAGCAACAAGACAGTGAGGAGGGTCCGTGTTCGCGGAGGTAACGTGAAGTGGAGGGCTCTCCGTCTTGACACTGGTAACTTCTCATGGGGTAGTGAGGCTGTGACCCGCAAGACCCGTCTCCTGGATGTGGTTTACAATTCGTCGAACAATGAGCTTGTGAGGACTCAGACCCTTGTCAAGAATGCCATTGTGCAAGTTGATGCAGCCCCTTTCAAACAGTGGTACCTGACTCATTATGGAGTTGAAATCGGTAGGAAGAAGAAAGCTGCTGCAGCTGCCAAGAAGGAAGCTGCTGAGGTATTATTCCTGTTTCTGTATTTCAATTCTGTATCCTGAGGTTGGTAATACTGTATAGCTTGTTTAGGATGTGCTACTTAGTTGAAATGATATTCAGTTTGGTAGTTGTAGCAGAAGTACCAATTCTTTTTTAATTCTGGTTGCATGCATTAGTATCCTTTCATTCTGGACTGTTAGTTCCAACTTGTTTATCCGGCCTCCTTGCTCATTGTATTTCATTCATGAATAAATTCCTTAAATTGGTCTTTGTAGATACTAACTTTTATGTTTTGAACATCTTATTTTAGTGGTTGCATTTTGCCAATAATGTTTCAAGACCCCTAGTTTATATTATGCCCTTTTTCCCTTTGATTGTATCCAATCCCTGATCCAGTCTTATCCCTGCTCACTGCTTATGCTTGCTTTGTGTGATTTTCTTATTCTCAGGGACAAGAGGCTGAGGTTGCTGCTGCTGCCACAGAGGAAGCAAAGAAGAGCAACAATGTCCAGAGGAAGCTTGAGAAGCGCCAGCAGGGACGTACACTGGACTCGCACATTGAGGAGCAGTTCAGTGGTGGAAGGCTGCTGGCCTGCATTTCGTCTCGCCCTGGACAGTGTGGCAGAGCTGATGGGTAAGCATCACAGTTCATCTGTTCATCACCCTTTGTACATTAAATTCTAAACAGTACTCTACAATTTCTTGTTAGCTATGGTGTTAATACTTTTGTGTCTTGAAACTACAGGTACATCCTGGAGGGCAAGGAGCTGGAGTTCTACATGAGGAAGCTccagaagaagaagggcaagggtgCCACAGCTTAGGCCGAAGAGCTGCTGCATGTTACTCGTTGGATTTTCTTAGATGTTGCGTCCATGTCATGTTTGCAGACATACTGAACACCATTTTCTGTAAACTGTTCGAGTCCTAGGTTGAACTGAGAATGTTTTGCCTGTTTTGGTTGTGATCTAAAGCTATCCAGATTCTATTATGTGTTGTTCTACCTTGCAGTATTTTCATCTGTTAAGTGAAATTTTGTTCTCGCGTCTCCATGTTGATTTGATGCAAGTTTTGCCTTCCAGGATGTAGTTTGGTTTGTGTGGTTTTTGCAGTTGCAAATGAGCTTCATCGTATCTGAAATCCCTCGTCATGGAAGTAAAGCAATTTCCTTCTCTTCGGGCATCCCGATCTCTCCGCAACTAACCCAGGCTGCGCCTATTGATTTTGTGCTAGGCGGTTTACATTATTGGAGGTATGAATCAGTTTAATAGAATATACATCTGTGTTGCTTGGATGGATGTCTTGCTTCAAGATGGATCTTCAAATATTTAGTACTCTAATTAACTTGCCCCAACTCCTTTAATCCTGACTATGGGTCCCATCGAGTGGAAACCAATAAAAATCCAAATGAACCTAATTATCCTGACTATGCCCTTGAAGAAACGACTTAACCGGGGTCTAGGTGAAAGCTTCTCCATCTCATAATAATCCTCCCAGATTGC contains:
- the LOC109745038 gene encoding small ribosomal subunit protein eS8, producing MGISRDSMHKRRATGGKQKAWRKKRKYELGRQPANTKLSSNKTVRRVRVRGGNVKWRALRLDTGNFSWGSEAVTRKTRLLDVVYNSSNNELVRTQTLVKNAIVQVDAAPFKQWYLTHYGVEIGRKKKAAAAAKKEAAEGQEAEVAAAATEEAKKSNNVQRKLEKRQQGRTLDSHIEEQFSGGRLLACISSRPGQCGRADGYILEGKELEFYMRKLQKKKGKGATA